The Setaria viridis chromosome 9, Setaria_viridis_v4.0, whole genome shotgun sequence sequence GTGTGATTAGCTCCTTTGCCGAGGTCTAAACTGCGATGCCTGCCATTGCTGAAGGATGTGCGAGTCTGCTTGCAAGTCCATTGTCTCGAGATCCCCGGAGTTTGTTCCCCTCTAGCAGGACGCTCCCGTCGTAAACCTCGCCGGCGCACGGCGGGCGGCAGGGTCGGTGCCATTGCCATTGCGCCGGGAGCAGCACATGGTAAACGAGGAGCGGCGTAGCCGGCCTCAGCAAAGGCAATGTGCTGTGTCCCCTGCTTTCTTGGCGCCAGGCGGCAGCGACGAGATGGCGTCGACCGGCACCACCTGCTGCAAGTACAACTTCGCCGTGGAGGTGGGAAACGGAGCTCCCATGGCAGAGTGCTCATCGGCAGTGACCTGCAAAggcgacaccaccacggaggccgCCGCCCACTCCTCTGGTTTCGCCGGTAGCCAGCCGgtaatttttatttttgattCCCATTGAGTTACAAGTTTGTTGAGTGACCTAGGTAGGATCAATTCATCGAATGCTGAGTGCTGACATGGAGTGCCAAAAGCCATCTTGGCTGTGTGCCCGGTCCAGAATTTGGCCCGGTGTTACAAGTTTGCGGCAGTTACTTATTTTGTTCTGAAGTAGTGGTGGCGCTTATCACAGATTAAAGTAGAGGGCCTTATTAGGAACTTACTGCAAAATACAACCAAAACTACTTTTGGCTTTGCAATGCCTTCAATTTTACCGTTATATAAACCTCAATCACCATTTCAATTTCAAATCtttcatttaaaaaataatataatatgGATGGCAGGACCATGAACAATATACCTGCAATGGCTCTGTTGATATCAGAGGCAATCCAGCTTCTAAGAAACATACTGGAAAATGGAGAGCCTGCTACTCAATTCTAGGTAATCAGACGATGGTACTTATATATCAATCAATGGTTTTCAATCTACTCAATATGCATTCCGGTAATGAATCCTGTCAATGCCTTTCTTACATTTGCCTCTCCTTGTTCTTTGCAGGTGGTGAATTTTGCGGTGCTATGGCATACTATGGAGTTGGGACAAACCTGGTGAGTTACCTGACCAAGGTACAGAAGCAAAGCAATGTGGCTGCAGCGAGCAATATAGCTTCGTGGCAGGGCACCTGCTACCTCACTCCTCTTCTTGGAGCATTATTGGCAGATTCATATTGGGGTAGACACCGAACTATTGTGATCTCCCTGACAATCTTTACTTTTGTAAGTCTGCGCACCTCTCAGTAATTCCATCATTTTCTAATCCACATTTTCAAACTCGAATGTGTTTGCCAGTTCAAGTGAACAATTACGAGCCCGTATATGTCTGAACTTGTGTTTGTAGGGAATGGTTCTGCTTACACTTTCAGCAGTGGTTCCAGCAAGCATGAACATAAGTGTGATCTCTCCTCAGGAATTTTTGCCTTCTCTGGGCCTCTTCCTGACTGCTCTAGGCTTAGGTGGCATGTGGCCATGTGTTCCAACATTTGGAGCTGACCAATTCGACGACACAGATGGAACAGAGAAGGCGCAGAAGGAGCTCTATTACAACTGGTACTACTTCGCTGTGAATGGTGGTTTCTTCCTTGCAAGCACGCTCCTGGTGTGGGTTCAGGACAACTATGGATGGGGATGGGGATTTGGGATCCCTACACTGTTCTCAGCGACCGGAATCGCTGGGTTTCTTGCATGTGTTAAGCTTTACAGGTACCAGAAACCGGGAGGAAGCGCCCTCACTAGGATTTGCCATGTTGTGGTTGCAGCCACTCGCAAGATCAATGTGGATGTTCCAGATGACAGCTCTCTTCTGTATGAAATGCCAGGCAAAGAGTCAGCAATCATAGGGAGCAGGAAGCTGATGCATACTGATGGACTAAGGTATGTCTTTCACAGTTTCTGAAACGCAATGTTCTCACCATTCACTTAATTCTTTTTATCTGATTTCACCTATTAGTTtagtatttatataatttttctctATTCTCCAATAAATTATCAATTGTCGCATTTAGGTTCTTTGATCGAGCTGCCACCATCACTTCTTCTGATGAAACATCTGATAATGTGCCTAACCCATGGAAGCTTTGCACGGTGACGCAAGTGGAGGAGCTGAAGATCTTGGCAAGAATGTTGCCTGTTCTATTAGCTGGCATAATTTTCAACACTGCCGAAGCTTTCTTCCCTCTGTTCATCGAACAAGGAGAAGTCATGGACAACGACATCGGTGGTTTTTCCAT is a genomic window containing:
- the LOC117836740 gene encoding protein NRT1/ PTR FAMILY 8.3 isoform X1 yields the protein MVNEERRSRPQQRQCAVSPAFLAPGGSDEMASTGTTCCKYNFAVEVGNGAPMAECSSAVTCKGDTTTEAAAHSSGFAGSQPDHEQYTCNGSVDIRGNPASKKHTGKWRACYSILGGEFCGAMAYYGVGTNLVSYLTKVQKQSNVAAASNIASWQGTCYLTPLLGALLADSYWGRHRTIVISLTIFTFGMVLLTLSAVVPASMNISVISPQEFLPSLGLFLTALGLGGMWPCVPTFGADQFDDTDGTEKAQKELYYNWYYFAVNGGFFLASTLLVWVQDNYGWGWGFGIPTLFSATGIAGFLACVKLYRYQKPGGSALTRICHVVVAATRKINVDVPDDSSLLYEMPGKESAIIGSRKLMHTDGLRFFDRAATITSSDETSDNVPNPWKLCTVTQVEELKILARMLPVLLAGIIFNTAEAFFPLFIEQGEVMDNDIGGFSIPPATLTTFNCLCILILAPSYNKVLVPILSSITGIKRGLSELQRIGVGMVFTMLSLVSAALVEMVRLDIANNRGLVHYNSAVPMNILWQAPQYFFVGVAKVFTVVGFIEFAYEQSPDAMRSLCQACSLIMITLGSYLVSIMLKYINSVTGGRGRHGWIPENLNEGRLDQFFWMMAGLQLLNVLAFAYCATRYKRKLAT
- the LOC117836740 gene encoding protein NRT1/ PTR FAMILY 8.3 isoform X2, whose product is MKGSISEAEEEQEKLSLLPLLHGTPSKDHEQYTCNGSVDIRGNPASKKHTGKWRACYSILGGEFCGAMAYYGVGTNLVSYLTKVQKQSNVAAASNIASWQGTCYLTPLLGALLADSYWGRHRTIVISLTIFTFGMVLLTLSAVVPASMNISVISPQEFLPSLGLFLTALGLGGMWPCVPTFGADQFDDTDGTEKAQKELYYNWYYFAVNGGFFLASTLLVWVQDNYGWGWGFGIPTLFSATGIAGFLACVKLYRYQKPGGSALTRICHVVVAATRKINVDVPDDSSLLYEMPGKESAIIGSRKLMHTDGLRFFDRAATITSSDETSDNVPNPWKLCTVTQVEELKILARMLPVLLAGIIFNTAEAFFPLFIEQGEVMDNDIGGFSIPPATLTTFNCLCILILAPSYNKVLVPILSSITGIKRGLSELQRIGVGMVFTMLSLVSAALVEMVRLDIANNRGLVHYNSAVPMNILWQAPQYFFVGVAKVFTVVGFIEFAYEQSPDAMRSLCQACSLIMITLGSYLVSIMLKYINSVTGGRGRHGWIPENLNEGRLDQFFWMMAGLQLLNVLAFAYCATRYKRKLAT